In Thermosynechococcus sichuanensis E542, a single genomic region encodes these proteins:
- a CDS encoding Ycf66 family protein, which translates to MLTNLLAWSMAIASLGLYLLGFFLPELYRRFDLVASGAGLFFALTLWIYGDRIGGGLLLGIAAAVALILWFGWQTLSYRWQLTYPGDRTDTQKAQALWQKIQSLLPAGTFAKIGEQLQGLLSRLRDRLQKQPDRPQPTVDTPPPPMDTGDIKEDLWTGETSTPSTVAEPPTPAPEEAAAVSEASAEPEPTPVAETTASPTADTPTDTAVDHEGVTQMTAPEAPRVEAPQPPTASTPEEPDPATVTASEEPAPSETTVETPEPTATPEPVAEQAPPETAAVTPPETVADAPEPAATPEPVVEQAAPETVVEPTLVSESAPDAEPTETLPPAPESRTSAADLLGDIPESSDIEDEATPEGTTIENPEHTPPEDDDWPPREARL; encoded by the coding sequence ATGCTGACGAACTTGCTGGCTTGGAGTATGGCGATCGCCAGTTTAGGCTTGTATCTGTTGGGCTTCTTCCTGCCGGAACTGTACCGCCGGTTTGACTTGGTGGCCAGTGGCGCGGGATTATTCTTTGCTTTGACCCTGTGGATCTATGGCGATCGCATTGGTGGGGGATTGCTCCTTGGAATAGCAGCCGCAGTCGCCTTAATTCTCTGGTTTGGCTGGCAGACCCTCAGCTATCGCTGGCAACTTACTTATCCGGGCGATCGCACCGACACCCAAAAAGCCCAAGCCCTCTGGCAGAAAATCCAGTCTCTGCTGCCCGCAGGCACTTTTGCGAAAATCGGTGAGCAACTGCAAGGCCTGCTCAGTCGCCTGCGCGATCGCCTCCAGAAACAGCCGGATCGCCCCCAGCCCACAGTGGATACCCCACCACCGCCGATGGATACTGGCGACATCAAAGAAGATCTGTGGACAGGGGAAACCAGCACCCCCAGTACCGTTGCCGAACCACCTACCCCAGCCCCTGAGGAAGCTGCCGCCGTCTCAGAAGCATCTGCTGAACCTGAACCAACACCAGTCGCAGAAACAACGGCCAGCCCAACCGCAGACACTCCTACAGACACAGCGGTGGATCACGAAGGGGTTACCCAAATGACTGCCCCAGAAGCACCTCGTGTTGAAGCGCCGCAGCCGCCCACCGCCAGCACCCCAGAGGAGCCAGACCCCGCAACGGTTACGGCTTCAGAAGAACCAGCCCCTTCTGAGACAACAGTTGAGACTCCAGAACCCACGGCAACTCCTGAGCCAGTGGCAGAACAAGCCCCTCCTGAAACAGCAGCAGTGACACCCCCTGAGACAGTAGCTGATGCCCCAGAACCCGCGGCAACTCCTGAGCCAGTGGTAGAACAGGCAGCTCCTGAAACAGTCGTTGAACCGACTCTAGTCTCTGAATCTGCTCCCGATGCCGAACCCACAGAAACGCTGCCTCCCGCTCCAGAATCGCGCACCTCTGCCGCTGATCTCCTAGGGGATATTCCGGAAAGTAGTGATATTGAGGATGAAGCAACGCCAGAGGGGACAACCATCGAAAATCCAGAACATACTCCCCCTGAGGACGATGATTGGCCGCCCCGTGAAGCCCGTCTTTAA
- a CDS encoding DUF2811 domain-containing protein — MNAQATISILAEIPEELHETLKYYLERHPDWDQDRVFVAALSLFLLQNGECDRRTARVYLDSLFKRS, encoded by the coding sequence ATGAACGCTCAAGCCACGATTAGTATTCTTGCCGAGATTCCAGAGGAGCTACACGAAACCCTGAAATACTACCTCGAGCGGCATCCCGATTGGGATCAGGATCGCGTCTTTGTGGCCGCACTGTCGCTCTTTTTGCTGCAAAATGGAGAATGCGATCGCCGCACAGCACGGGTCTATCTCGACTCGTTGTTCAAGCGATCCTAA
- the murC gene encoding UDP-N-acetylmuramate--L-alanine ligase: MEFSERPFHFIGIGGIGMSALAYILAKQGFRVSGSDLRPNRLTEQLAELGVQIFIGQRAANLETYPFAPLPQVICSTAIRSDNPEYQAAQRLGCPIFHRSDVLAALMHRSQSIAVAGTHGKTTTSSMIAYLLLQAGLDPTIIVGGEVAAWQGNARVGQSPYLVAEADESDGSLRKFHPHIGVITNIELDHPDHYHSLEEVVATFQQFADQAEIVIACADCPNIRDRLHHPRLLTYSLQRQAAVDYCVDHIQYTSEGTTARVWERGTSLGILQLNVLGAHNLQNALAVIAVGRYLGIDFATIAAALLEFRGARRRFEERGQVNGIRFIDDYAHHPSEITATLAAARLQVGTQAPWRRVVAVFQPHRYSRTQAFLEAFGQCFTAADHVILTDIYSAGEPNPGTISGADVATCARQYHTSVDYCPTLEAVQTRLTHLLQPGDLVIFLGAGNLNQLIPSVMADQEQLSVSSLTEAIAL; this comes from the coding sequence ATGGAGTTTAGCGAGCGTCCCTTCCACTTCATTGGCATCGGTGGTATTGGTATGTCAGCCCTTGCCTATATTCTTGCCAAGCAGGGCTTTAGGGTGTCTGGATCGGATTTGCGTCCCAACCGTTTGACCGAGCAACTGGCTGAGTTAGGTGTGCAGATCTTTATTGGCCAGCGTGCTGCCAACCTTGAAACCTATCCCTTTGCCCCTCTGCCTCAAGTCATCTGCTCCACTGCCATTCGCAGCGATAACCCTGAGTATCAAGCAGCTCAACGGTTAGGCTGTCCCATTTTTCACCGTTCCGATGTGCTGGCAGCACTGATGCACCGTAGCCAAAGTATTGCCGTTGCTGGTACCCACGGTAAGACAACCACCAGCAGCATGATTGCCTATTTGCTGTTGCAGGCTGGGCTAGATCCAACAATTATCGTCGGGGGTGAAGTGGCGGCTTGGCAGGGCAACGCCCGTGTGGGTCAAAGTCCTTACCTTGTGGCTGAAGCGGATGAGTCCGATGGCTCCCTGCGCAAATTCCATCCCCACATTGGCGTCATTACGAATATCGAGCTTGACCACCCCGATCACTATCATTCTCTTGAGGAGGTGGTGGCCACGTTTCAGCAGTTTGCTGATCAGGCAGAGATTGTTATTGCTTGTGCCGATTGTCCGAATATTCGCGATCGCCTGCATCATCCGCGTCTGCTGACCTATAGCCTTCAGCGGCAAGCGGCAGTGGACTACTGTGTGGATCATATTCAATACACCTCCGAGGGCACCACGGCACGGGTTTGGGAGCGGGGCACCTCCCTTGGAATTCTGCAATTGAATGTCTTGGGCGCCCACAACCTGCAAAATGCCTTGGCGGTGATTGCCGTGGGGCGTTATCTTGGCATTGACTTTGCCACCATTGCCGCTGCCCTTTTAGAGTTTCGCGGTGCCCGCCGCCGCTTTGAAGAACGGGGACAGGTGAATGGGATTCGTTTTATTGATGACTATGCCCACCACCCCAGCGAAATTACTGCAACCTTAGCGGCGGCTCGCCTGCAAGTCGGTACTCAAGCCCCTTGGCGACGGGTCGTGGCCGTGTTTCAACCCCATCGCTATAGCCGCACACAAGCCTTTCTCGAGGCCTTTGGCCAGTGTTTCACCGCAGCGGATCACGTGATCTTGACGGATATCTATAGTGCTGGCGAACCCAATCCCGGCACAATTAGTGGTGCGGATGTCGCCACCTGCGCCCGTCAGTATCATACTTCAGTGGATTACTGCCCCACCCTTGAAGCGGTACAAACTCGCTTGACGCATCTGCTGCAACCGGGGGATCTGGTCATCTTCCTTGGGGCTGGCAACCTCAATCAACTGATTCCGTCTGTGATGGCAGATCAAGAACAATTAAGTGTCTCTTCCCTCACCGAGGCGATCGCCCTATGA